CGTGGTTTTCTTCGGTGAAGGACAAGACCTCGGCAAGATCGACGGCCAATTGATACCCAACTATGAAGCCACTTCTCCTCCGCGTCCTAAACTCTGAAAAAGGCTCATTAGGGCTAAACAGCAGCATTCGTTTTATTCCTAAGCGCACTATTCTTGTTCATCACTATATACGAACGTAATGTCCCATGTACAAATTAGAAATCGATCAAGATTACCAGGGGTATCGCAAGACATTACGAAAGATTAAATAGTACTAACCAAAGGTACTTGTAGGATTCGATATGAACAGCGCTCTGACATCTATCAAGCTGGTTCTGCTTGGTGAGGCTGCAGTAGGGAAATCGTCCATCGTTCTGAGGTTTGTTTCGAATGATTTTGCCGAAAATAAAGAGCCCACTATCGGAGCAGCGTTTTTGACGCAGAGGGTTAACATGGGAGATCACACTATAAAGTTCGAGATCTGGGACACTGCTGGTCAGGAGCGTTTCGCATCGCTAGCCCCCATGTACTACAGGAACGCCCAGGCTGCTCTGGTGGTATATGATGTGACGAAGCCCCAGTCGTTTATCAAGGCCCGCCACTGGGTTAAAGAGCTACGTGAGCAGGCATCGAAAGACATCATCATTGCCCTAGTCGGGAACAAGCTGGATATGGTAGAGACAGGCGCTGAGAGAAAGGTGG
The Lachancea thermotolerans CBS 6340 chromosome G complete sequence genome window above contains:
- a CDS encoding Rab family GTPase (highly similar to uniprot|P36017 Saccharomyces cerevisiae YOR089C VPS21 Rab5-like GTPase involved in vacuolar protein sorting and endocytosis post vesicle internalization geranylgeranylated geranylgeranylation required for membrane association), whose product is MNSALTSIKLVLLGEAAVGKSSIVLRFVSNDFAENKEPTIGAAFLTQRVNMGDHTIKFEIWDTAGQERFASLAPMYYRNAQAALVVYDVTKPQSFIKARHWVKELREQASKDIIIALVGNKLDMVETGAERKVALEEAENLASQEGLLFFETSAKTGSNVNEVFLAIGQKIPLKSAQQQQQGQGSSGLRINDDSRVDLRAAQDGPAPSSCNC